From Thunnus maccoyii chromosome 21, fThuMac1.1, whole genome shotgun sequence, the proteins below share one genomic window:
- the LOC121888056 gene encoding delta-type opioid receptor-like, with protein sequence MESTPVEIFKEDNKCLSTLMEDCPVNSSAWVSGYSENRNVTHDDSWEPESMSPIIPIITAVYSVVFVVGLLGNCLVMYVIIRYTKMKTATNIYIFNLALADALVTTTMPFQSTDYLLNTWPFGEVVCKVFISIDYYNMFTSIFTLTMMSVDRYVAVCHPVKALDFRTPIKAKMINVCIWILSSAAGIPAFILGGTQTNSDITECALQFPEPYVYWDTLMKICVFVFAFVVPVLIITVCYSLMVLRLKSVRMLSGSREKDRNLRRITRLVVVVVAVFVVCWTPIHIFILVKALVSVPETTAIMAAYFFCVALGYTNSSLNPVLYAFLDENFKRCFKDFCLSAKLKGEKVSGSKKAPSAVREAALPLENPNGTRKPT encoded by the exons ATGGAAAGCACTCCGGTTGAGATTTTCAAAGAAGACAATAAGTGCCTCTCCACGCTGATGGAGGACTGTCCGGTGAATTCTTCAGCCTGGGTGTCCGGATACTCAGAGAACCGCAATGTGACCCATGATGATAGCTGGGAACCGGAGAGCATGTCCCCCATCATCCCCATCATCACTGCAGTCTACTCCGTAGTATTTGTGGTCGGCTTGTTGGGGAACTGCCTCGTCATGTATGTGATCATCAG GTACACAAAGATGAAGACGGCCaccaacatttacattttcaatttggCGCTCGCCGACGCCCTCGTCACCACCACGATGCCCTTCCAGAGCACCGACTACCTGCTGAACACATGGCCCTTCGGTGAGGTGGTTTGCAAGGTGTTCATCTCCATCGACTACTACAACATGTTCACCAGCATCTTCACTCTCACCATGATGAGTGTGGATCGCTACGTGGCGGTGTGCCACCCGGTGAAAGCCCTGGACTTCCGCACTCCAATCAAAGCCAAGATGATCAATGTGTGCATCTGGATACTGTCCTCAGCCGCAGGGATACCTGCTTTTATTCTGGGTGGAACCCAGACAAACAGTG ACATAACAGAGTGTGCCTTACAGTTCCCGGAGCCGTACGTCTACTGGGACACGCTGATGaagatatgtgtgtttgtgtttgccttCGTCGTGCCTGTGCTCATCATCACCGTGTGCTACTCCCTGATGGTCCTGCGGCTGAAGAGCGTCCGAATGTTGTCTGGCTCGCGGGAAAAGGATCGCAACCTGCGCCGCATCACCCGCCTGGTGGTCGTGGTGGTTGCTGTGTTCGTGGTCTGCTGGACGCCCATTCACATCTTCATCCTCGTCAAGGCGCTCGTTAGCGTGCCCGAAACCACCGCCATCATGGCCGCCTACTTCTTCTGCGTGGCTCTGGGCTACACCAACAGCAGCCTCAACCCTGTCCTCTATGCCTTCCTGGATGAGAACTTCAAACGCTGCTTCAAAGACTTCTGCCTCTCAGCCAAGTTGAAGGGGGAGAAGGTATCGGGGAGCAAGAAGGCCCCCAGCGCTGTGAGGGAGGCCGCGCTTCCCCTGGAGAATCCAAACGGGACTAGAAAGCCAACATGA